The following are encoded together in the Kribbella voronezhensis genome:
- the recQ gene encoding DNA helicase RecQ, with protein MAAAEFPEDDPASEAAQVLHRVFGYDSFRGQQQEIIDTVVAGGDALVLMPTGGGKSLCYQIPALVRSGVGVVISPLIALMQDQVDALTALGVRAGFLNSTQDFEQRREVEQAFLSGELDLLYLAPERLRVEATTRLLDQGKISLFAIDEAHCVSQWGHDFRPDYLMLSQLHERWPDVPRIALTATATEATHREIATRLNLTEARHFVASFDRPNIQYRIVSKDNPQRQLLDLLRTEHAGDAGIVYCLSRNSVEKTATFLTQNGIEAVPYHAGLDSRTRAKNQSRFLREDGLVVVATIAFGMGIDKPDVRFVAHLDLPKSVEGYYQETGRAGRDGLPSTAWLAYGLQDVVQQRKMIDTSEGDAAHRRRLGTHLDAMLALCETVQCRRMQLLAYFGQTGEACGNCDTCLTPPESWDGTIPAQKLLSTVYRLQHERNQKFGAGQVVDILLGKPTEKVKQFRHDELTVFGIGTELKDTEWRGVIRQLLAQRLLTVEGDYGTLLLTEDSAEVLGRRREVMMRREPERSGRASRSSSAGKKKAAVADLAPEAVEVFERLRSWRAATAKEQGVPAYVIFHDATLRQIATELPGTLAELGTISGVGENKLAKYGEGVLEALVA; from the coding sequence GTGGCTGCTGCTGAGTTCCCCGAAGACGATCCTGCGAGCGAGGCTGCGCAGGTCCTGCACCGGGTCTTCGGATACGACTCGTTTCGTGGGCAGCAGCAGGAGATCATCGACACCGTCGTCGCCGGTGGTGACGCGCTCGTCCTGATGCCGACCGGTGGCGGCAAGTCGCTGTGCTACCAGATCCCGGCGCTCGTGCGGTCCGGCGTCGGTGTGGTGATCTCGCCACTGATCGCGCTGATGCAGGACCAGGTCGACGCGTTGACCGCGCTTGGCGTGCGAGCGGGATTCCTCAACTCCACGCAGGACTTCGAGCAGCGCCGCGAGGTCGAGCAGGCCTTCCTGTCCGGCGAACTCGACTTGCTGTATCTGGCGCCCGAGCGGCTCCGGGTCGAGGCGACCACGCGGCTGCTCGACCAGGGCAAGATCTCGCTGTTCGCGATCGACGAGGCGCACTGCGTCTCCCAATGGGGACACGACTTCCGGCCCGACTACCTGATGCTGTCGCAGCTGCACGAGCGCTGGCCCGACGTACCGCGGATCGCGCTCACGGCCACCGCCACCGAGGCGACCCACCGCGAGATCGCCACCCGGCTGAACCTCACCGAGGCCAGGCACTTCGTCGCCAGCTTCGACCGGCCCAACATCCAGTACCGGATCGTCTCGAAGGACAACCCGCAGCGGCAGTTGCTCGACCTGCTCCGCACCGAGCACGCGGGCGACGCCGGCATCGTCTACTGCCTGTCCCGCAACAGCGTGGAGAAGACCGCGACCTTCCTGACCCAGAACGGCATCGAGGCCGTCCCGTACCACGCGGGTCTGGACAGCCGTACGCGCGCGAAGAACCAGTCCCGCTTCCTGCGCGAGGACGGCCTGGTCGTGGTCGCGACGATCGCCTTCGGGATGGGGATCGACAAGCCCGACGTGCGTTTCGTCGCGCACCTCGACCTGCCGAAGTCGGTCGAGGGCTACTACCAGGAGACCGGTCGCGCCGGTCGCGACGGCCTGCCGTCGACGGCCTGGCTGGCGTACGGACTGCAGGACGTCGTCCAGCAACGCAAGATGATCGACACCTCCGAAGGCGATGCGGCCCACCGCCGGCGGCTCGGCACCCACCTCGACGCGATGCTCGCGCTCTGCGAGACCGTCCAGTGCCGCCGCATGCAGCTTCTCGCGTACTTCGGCCAAACGGGCGAAGCGTGCGGGAACTGTGACACCTGCCTGACCCCACCGGAGTCGTGGGACGGCACGATCCCCGCGCAGAAGCTGCTCTCGACCGTCTACCGGTTGCAGCACGAGCGGAACCAGAAGTTCGGCGCCGGTCAGGTGGTCGACATCCTGCTCGGCAAACCCACCGAGAAGGTGAAGCAGTTCCGGCACGACGAGCTGACCGTCTTCGGCATCGGCACGGAGTTGAAGGACACCGAGTGGCGTGGCGTGATCCGCCAGTTGCTCGCCCAGCGCCTGCTCACCGTCGAAGGTGATTACGGCACCCTGCTGCTCACCGAAGACAGTGCCGAGGTGCTCGGCCGGCGTCGCGAGGTGATGATGCGCCGCGAGCCCGAGCGGTCCGGCCGGGCATCGCGCTCGTCGTCGGCGGGCAAGAAGAAGGCCGCCGTCGCCGATCTGGCGCCCGAGGCAGTCGAGGTGTTCGAACGCCTCCGCAGCTGGCGGGCCGCGACCGCCAAGGAGCAGGGCGTACCGGCGTACGTCATCTTCCACGACGCGACCCTGCGCCAGATCGCCACCGAGCTTCCGGGCACCCTCGCCGAGCTCGGCACCATCAGCGGGGTCGGCGAGAACAAACTCGCGAAGTACGGCGAAGGTGTCCTGGAAGCGCTGGTGGCCTGA
- a CDS encoding LysR family transcriptional regulator, whose protein sequence is MDLDLRKLRYFVTVAEELHFGRAAERLHIAQPVLSRQIRALEDELKVQLFVRDKRATALTAAGRQLLEDARPLLASAGAAQRRVTQAAKGPQTFTIGFMPGITVTPAVRALTAQYPDLTVELLRTSWVDQTEVLRDGRADVSIVRLPIDQQGLTVRPLFDEPRVAMLPADHRLAGKPVIRIEDLAHDHLLQPPDAVPEWRDVAVELREGKTGRLPVFHSVEEKLEHVAIGNGVSVLPLSTARFYSRPDVVRVPIEDIGPNHVHLAWSAARRSRIVYAFADLAAGLTWT, encoded by the coding sequence GTGGATCTGGATCTGCGGAAGCTGCGGTACTTCGTCACGGTCGCCGAGGAACTGCACTTCGGCCGGGCGGCGGAGCGGCTGCACATCGCGCAGCCGGTGCTGTCGCGACAGATCCGGGCGCTCGAGGACGAGCTCAAGGTGCAGTTGTTCGTCCGCGACAAACGGGCCACCGCGTTGACGGCGGCCGGCCGGCAACTGCTCGAGGACGCGCGGCCGCTGCTCGCCTCGGCCGGTGCGGCCCAGCGAAGGGTGACCCAGGCAGCCAAGGGACCGCAGACGTTCACGATCGGCTTCATGCCCGGAATCACGGTCACGCCGGCGGTCCGGGCACTGACCGCGCAGTACCCGGACCTGACCGTCGAACTGCTCCGGACGTCGTGGGTCGATCAGACCGAGGTACTGCGGGACGGCCGCGCGGACGTCAGCATCGTCCGCCTGCCGATCGATCAGCAGGGCTTGACCGTGCGACCCCTCTTCGACGAACCGCGGGTCGCGATGCTGCCCGCGGATCACCGGTTGGCGGGCAAGCCGGTGATCCGGATCGAGGATCTCGCCCACGACCACCTGCTGCAGCCGCCGGACGCCGTGCCGGAGTGGCGCGATGTCGCCGTCGAGTTGCGCGAAGGCAAGACCGGCCGGTTGCCGGTCTTCCACAGTGTGGAGGAGAAGCTCGAGCACGTTGCCATCGGCAACGGTGTTTCCGTGCTGCCGCTGTCCACGGCTCGTTTCTACAGCCGTCCCGATGTGGTCAGGGTGCCGATCGAGGACATCGGTCCCAACCACGTCCACCTGGCCTGGTCGGCGGCCCGCCGGTCCCGCATCGTCTACGCCTTCGCCGACCTCGCCGCCGGCCTCACCTGGACGTGA
- a CDS encoding VOC family protein, translating into MNHFTGIRTVAVPVADQDRALDFYVHTLGFVTELDAPLPQLGGRWLVVAPPGGGTSIALIPATDAFPAGTDTGIRLATDDAAAAHAALTGQGVIADALLNWPGVPPMFTFYDPDHNKLFAGQS; encoded by the coding sequence ATGAACCACTTCACTGGCATCCGTACAGTCGCCGTCCCGGTCGCCGACCAGGACAGGGCGCTCGACTTCTACGTCCACACACTGGGGTTCGTGACGGAGCTGGATGCGCCGTTGCCGCAACTCGGCGGCCGCTGGCTGGTCGTGGCGCCTCCCGGTGGCGGTACGTCGATCGCCCTGATCCCGGCCACCGACGCCTTCCCGGCCGGTACCGACACAGGGATCCGGCTGGCGACCGACGATGCCGCCGCAGCTCACGCCGCGCTGACGGGCCAGGGCGTCATCGCGGACGCGCTGCTGAACTGGCCGGGCGTACCGCCGATGTTCACCTTCTACGACCCGGACCACAACAAGCTCTTCGCCGGCCAGAGCTGA
- a CDS encoding DUF3352 domain-containing protein produces MSDNTNPPQGGPHNPYGAPQGPHAGPQGQPGYGGPQGQPGSGGPQSQPGSGGPQGQPGYGGPQSQPGSGGPQSQPGYGGSQGQPGYGSAQGQPGYGGSQGQSGPQYGQVPGQGNPGALWPQPGAADYPQGPQYGQGGQPQYGQAQYGQGGQPPFGGQPQVQQWQPEPRKKRTKLVPLIAVLAVLAVIGGGGIFAYAKLNGGDQPASVLPANSVAYARIDLNPSAGQRVAALRFLMKFPSAKEKIGLTSDKDDLRQKLFDLIKKDAGDDLADVDFEKDVKPWLGDRAGVAAVPADDGKAEAVVAVEVKNQGKATKGLDKLFAGDDHAPKRAFAGKYVLLSDEQSVLDSAVAASKGSSLQDNEKFSKDMSALGEQGFASFWADTKGLALAAGKKMTEQQRAALPEGSAAAVLRFDAQYVELKGVVHGDQSLKVGTKDAGDVIGKLPDTTAGALALSDGANLVGTIWTQLEKSSGQAGINLGDLTKNFTDEYGIALPDDLKPLLGKNLALAIDKDKADGPKIAARMETDPGKAEEVVDKLLNLMHSRTTANVPVKKAKDDDTLVIATDQGYAEQVLKGGNLGQTENFKQAVPDTKGAVLVGYVDFEAIGSLSSKVSSDKDYAALRSAGFSTRVTGDGEADFTLRVVAK; encoded by the coding sequence ATGTCTGACAACACCAACCCGCCACAGGGCGGCCCACACAACCCGTACGGCGCCCCGCAGGGCCCGCACGCCGGTCCGCAGGGCCAGCCGGGTTATGGGGGTCCGCAGGGCCAGCCCGGTTCCGGCGGTCCGCAAAGCCAGCCCGGTTCCGGCGGTCCGCAGGGCCAGCCTGGTTACGGCGGTCCGCAAAGCCAGCCCGGTTCCGGCGGTCCGCAAAGCCAGCCGGGTTACGGCGGTTCGCAGGGCCAGCCGGGTTACGGGAGTGCGCAGGGCCAGCCGGGTTATGGCGGTTCGCAGGGGCAGTCCGGGCCGCAGTACGGGCAGGTGCCGGGGCAGGGGAATCCGGGGGCGCTTTGGCCTCAGCCGGGAGCGGCGGATTACCCACAGGGACCGCAGTACGGGCAGGGTGGGCAGCCGCAGTACGGGCAGGCGCAGTACGGGCAGGGTGGGCAGCCGCCGTTCGGGGGGCAGCCGCAGGTGCAGCAGTGGCAGCCGGAGCCGCGGAAGAAGCGCACGAAGCTGGTCCCGCTGATCGCGGTGCTGGCCGTGCTGGCTGTCATCGGCGGCGGTGGGATCTTCGCCTACGCGAAGCTCAACGGGGGTGACCAGCCGGCGAGCGTGCTCCCGGCGAACTCGGTCGCCTATGCGCGGATCGACCTGAACCCGTCGGCCGGCCAGCGGGTCGCCGCGCTGCGGTTCCTGATGAAGTTCCCGTCCGCGAAGGAGAAGATCGGGCTCACCAGCGACAAGGACGATCTGCGGCAGAAGCTGTTCGACCTGATCAAGAAGGACGCCGGCGACGACCTCGCCGACGTCGACTTCGAGAAGGACGTCAAGCCGTGGCTCGGCGATCGCGCCGGCGTGGCCGCGGTACCGGCCGACGACGGCAAGGCCGAGGCCGTGGTCGCTGTCGAGGTGAAGAACCAGGGCAAGGCCACCAAGGGCCTGGACAAGTTGTTCGCCGGCGACGACCACGCGCCGAAGCGTGCCTTCGCCGGGAAGTATGTGCTGCTGTCCGACGAGCAGTCCGTGCTCGACTCGGCCGTTGCCGCGAGCAAGGGATCCTCGCTGCAGGACAACGAGAAGTTCAGCAAGGACATGTCCGCGCTCGGTGAGCAGGGTTTCGCGTCCTTCTGGGCGGACACGAAGGGCCTGGCGCTCGCGGCCGGCAAGAAGATGACCGAGCAGCAGCGCGCCGCGTTGCCCGAGGGAAGCGCGGCCGCCGTTCTGCGATTCGATGCGCAGTACGTCGAACTGAAGGGCGTCGTGCACGGCGACCAGAGCCTGAAGGTCGGTACCAAGGACGCGGGCGACGTGATCGGCAAACTCCCGGACACCACGGCGGGTGCGCTCGCTCTCTCGGACGGTGCGAATCTGGTCGGCACCATCTGGACCCAGCTGGAGAAGTCGTCCGGTCAGGCCGGGATCAACCTCGGTGACCTGACCAAGAACTTCACCGACGAGTACGGCATCGCGTTGCCGGACGACCTGAAGCCGTTGCTGGGCAAGAATCTGGCGCTCGCGATCGACAAGGACAAGGCCGACGGCCCCAAGATCGCGGCCCGGATGGAGACCGACCCCGGCAAGGCCGAGGAGGTCGTCGACAAGCTGCTGAATCTGATGCACAGCCGCACCACGGCGAACGTCCCGGTCAAGAAGGCCAAGGACGACGACACGTTGGTGATCGCGACCGACCAGGGCTACGCGGAGCAGGTGCTGAAGGGTGGCAACCTCGGCCAGACCGAGAACTTCAAGCAGGCGGTGCCGGACACGAAGGGCGCCGTACTGGTCGGGTACGTCGACTTCGAGGCGATCGGGTCGCTGAGCAGCAAGGTGAGTTCGGACAAGGACTACGCCGCGCTCCGCTCGGCCGGGTTCAGCACCCGCGTCACCGGCGACGGCGAAGCGGACTTCACGCTGCGAGTCGTAGCCAAGTAG